TTCCAGAGAGGACTGATCTACAGAAGTTATGGATAATTCCATGAATTTGGTAAAAGGTTCGTTACTGAAACCGGCTACACAAAAATCTTTAGGAATACTTATGTTTCTTTCTTTAAGTTCCTGTATAGCACCTAATGCAGCAAAATCACTCGAAGAGAATATGGCATCAGGTGGAGTAGGAAGCTGTAGCAATTTCTCTACTGCTATTTTACCGGCATCCACACTACTTTTGGTCTGAATAACATATTCTTCATTAAACGTCATTCCGTTATCCAATAAAGCTTGTTTGTAGCCTAAAAACCTGTTTTTGAAAATTTCAAAAGATTGATCTCCCGAAAAATGGGCGATGGCACGACAACCTTCATCAATAAGATGTTTAGTAGCAATGTAGCCTCCCTTAAAGTCGTTTATAGTTACAGAACTTACACCATCTATATGTTTGCTTCTGTCAAAAAAGATCAGAGGCACATTTTTTTCTAATACATAACGAAAGGCCGGATCATTCTCGCTGGTTACATCAGTGACAGACATAATAATTCCGTCTACCTGAGCATCAATTAGAGTATAAAGATTCTCATTTTCTCTTTTAGCACTTTCGTGTGTCTGACAGATAATAACCTGATAACCGTGTGGTTGAAGTTCTTCTTCAATACCTCTAATGACCGACGCGAAAAAGTTACTGTCAATACGAGGTACAATAACACCTATATTATTGCTTCGTCCGCTTTTTAATGCCAGCGCCAGTTTATTTTGCTTGTAATTCATAGATGCAGCGGTTTTGATAACCAGGTCGCGGGTGCTTTCTTTTATTTTCGGATTGTTATTTAACGCTCTGGAAACAGTAGCAGCAGTGATATTCAATTTCTTGGCAATATCATAAATGGTTATTTTTTCGCTCATTCTAAAAGGTTTTCAGATTAAATTCTAGACAAAAATACATTTTTTTTATATAATTCAATATTTATTGTTATCGATTACCGTAATTAATAATTAAAACGTTTTCGGTTTTATTATGATAATAAATTATGTCTTTTTTTATATTAAGTGTAAATATAATTTAAAATAAAAATTAAATATATAAATTATTTCTAAATTAATTTGCTGTGTTGAAACAATTTTTATACTTTCGTGTAATCGATTACATAAAATTAATGTTTTGCTAATTTAAATGTTAACCATAACCTAAATGATTGTAAATAAGTTTATAGAGTTAAAATCAATTGCTTCTTTGATAGTGTTTTCAATGATGGCATTGTCATGCGGAAAACAAGTTTCTGGTGTTTCTGAGGCTAATCCATGGAAAAAAATGGAATTGATTGTAAAAAGCATCCCTGAAACCTACTTTTTAGATAAAACCTATAACATAAATGATTTTGGAGCTATTGCTGATGGAAAGACTATAAATACGCTGGCTTTTGAGAAAGCAATTCAAAAATGTGCAGCAAATGGCGGGGGAAAAGTAGTGGTTCCAAACGGGAAATATTTAACAGGTCCGATTCATTTAGAAAGCAATGTCAATTTGCATTTAGAAGATCAGGCTGAAATTCTTTTTAGTACCAATTCAAAAGATTATCCTCTTATACATACTTCTTTTGAAGGAACAGAATTAATGAATTATTCACCACTTATTTATGCAAGGAATAAAACAAATGTAGCGATAACCGGAAAAGGAACTTTAAACGGACAGGCCAACAATGCAAACTGGTGGTCGTGGTGCGGAAACAAAAGATTTGGTTGGGAAAAAGGACAACCTTCTCAGCTTGATCCGCTAAATCGTGACAATTTGGTAGAAATGGCCGAAAAAGGAATCCCGGTTGCAGAACGTATTTTTGGAGAAGGGCATTACTTACGTCCAAATTTTATTGAATTTTTTGAATGCAATACAGTATTGGTTAAGGATATTACAGTTGTTAATGCACCATTTTGGATTCTTCACCCTTTAAAATCGAATAATGTAATTATTGACGGAGTTACGGTCAACAGTCACGGACCAAATAATGACGGCTGTGATCCTGAATATTCTCAAAATGTAATTATCAGAAACTGCACTTTTAATACGGGAGACGATTGTATTGCTATTAAATCAGGCAGAGACGGAGATGGAAGACGTGTTGGAATTCCGAGTAAAAATATCATCGTTCAAAACTGCAAAATGATTGATGGCCACGGTGG
The sequence above is drawn from the Flavobacterium sp. N2038 genome and encodes:
- a CDS encoding glycoside hydrolase family 28 protein, which produces MIVNKFIELKSIASLIVFSMMALSCGKQVSGVSEANPWKKMELIVKSIPETYFLDKTYNINDFGAIADGKTINTLAFEKAIQKCAANGGGKVVVPNGKYLTGPIHLESNVNLHLEDQAEILFSTNSKDYPLIHTSFEGTELMNYSPLIYARNKTNVAITGKGTLNGQANNANWWSWCGNKRFGWEKGQPSQLDPLNRDNLVEMAEKGIPVAERIFGEGHYLRPNFIEFFECNTVLVKDITVVNAPFWILHPLKSNNVIIDGVTVNSHGPNNDGCDPEYSQNVIIRNCTFNTGDDCIAIKSGRDGDGRRVGIPSKNIIVQNCKMIDGHGGVVMGSEITAGVNNVYVENCVMDSPELDRAIRIKTNSKRGGTTEDIFVRNIEVGTVKECVLRVTMFYDLYGNQVGNFVPTIRNISLENIKVKNGGKFGILADGYKESPIENITFKNVTIAKVDSVYSLKNVKNVNFINTYINGKKIESLAN
- a CDS encoding LacI family DNA-binding transcriptional regulator, whose product is MSEKITIYDIAKKLNITAATVSRALNNNPKIKESTRDLVIKTAASMNYKQNKLALALKSGRSNNIGVIVPRIDSNFFASVIRGIEEELQPHGYQVIICQTHESAKRENENLYTLIDAQVDGIIMSVTDVTSENDPAFRYVLEKNVPLIFFDRSKHIDGVSSVTINDFKGGYIATKHLIDEGCRAIAHFSGDQSFEIFKNRFLGYKQALLDNGMTFNEEYVIQTKSSVDAGKIAVEKLLQLPTPPDAIFSSSDFAALGAIQELKERNISIPKDFCVAGFSNEPFTKFMELSITSVDQSSLEMGKMSARVFLEQVDKTHTIKIEKKVVLAPELHIRKSSSRTSI